The Cytophagia bacterium CHB2 DNA segment GGCGCGGTCGGCGGCATTGCCATCGGCAGTTTTCAAACGCTGACGTTTTGGGAGCAAACACGGAAGAGCACGACGATCACCGGCACGCTCGGCGTGGAAAAATTTCAAGCTGAAGGCCTACGCAAAATTCCCGTGCTCGCGCTGGCGCCGCGCGCCGCGCAGGCGTTGTTTCAAGGCGAGCAATATAGCGCCACAAAAATTTTCAACGGCGCTGCGAGCGGCGAGCCGGTGGCGAGCTTTTCATTCAAACCGGAAAAGAAAATCAGCTTCACCGTTGTGGCAAAGAGCGAGCGCGTGTTCACCCAGAACGTGATCGGCGTGTTGGAGGGCAGCGACGCGAGTTTGAAAAAAGAATACGTCGCGCTCGGCGCGCATTACGATCACGTCGGCGTCGGGACTCCGATCAACGGCGACGCGATTTACAACGGCGCGGATGACGACGGCTCCGGCACGGTGAGCATTCTTGCGATTGCCGAAGCATTTGCAAAAGGCGCACGCCCCAAACGCTCGCTGCTCTTTGTGTGGCATGCGGGCGAAGAGAAGGGCTTGTGGGGCTCGAAATATTTCACGGAGCACCCGACGGTGCCGCTCGATAAAATCGTCGCGCAATTGAATCTCGATATGGTGGGCCGCGCGCAGAAAGCAAACGACGCGAACACGGCTTTGGCCAAGCAACACGAGGTCTTCGTGGTGGGTTCGAAAAAGATGAGCACCGAACTGGGCGCGTTGAGCGAGGCGGTGAATAAAGCGTATTACAATCTCGCGTTCAACTACAAGTACGACGATCCGAAAGATCCCGAAAAGATTTTCTTTCGCAGCGATCATTTCAACTATGCACTGAAGGGCATCCCCATCATCTTTTACACCGATGGCGAGCACGAGGATTATCACAAAGTCACGGATCACGTGGAGAAGATCGATTTCGAGAACATGCTCAAAATTTCGCGCACGGTGTATGCGATGGCGCAGGAGTTAGGCAATGGCAAGCGGCCGGTGGTAGATAAGAAACTCTTGCCGGAGGAGCTGAAAGGATTCTAAGGCGCATGCGCAACGTGCAAAATTCCACCGCAAAATTGCACTGCCCTTTGCTATTCGCGTTTGCAAGTTTGTTCGCCGTCGCTCCGGCTTTGGCGCAAACCGGCAGTGCCTTTCCGCCCGCGTGCCAATCCGCGGAAGCGCGTCAGTTCGATTTCTGGCTCGGCGAATGGAACATCGTGCAGGAAATTTTGCAAGCCGACGGCACGTGGCTCAAGTTGGACGCGGCCACGAAAGTTTCGCGCGCGCTCGACGGCTGTGCGCTGCTCGAATCATGGGAGGGAAAAGTTTTATTCTTTTGGGAGGGCATGAAAACCGCGGAGTTGCTGCGCGGCATGAGCGTGCGCGCTTATGACGCCGAAAAGAAAAAGTGGTCGCTGCATTGGATGGATACGCGGCATCCGCAGTTTGCCGTTTTTGAAGGAAGCTTTGCCAACGGCATCGGCACTTTTTTGCGCGCAACAACCACGGCGCAACATCAGCCGCGGCTCACGCGCATTATGTTTTCCGAAATCACGGCGTCGTCCGTGCGCTGGGAGCTTGCGATCTCCACCGACGCGGGCGCGAACTGGCAACCGCTGTGGGTGATGAACATGCAGCGCAAAAAGTGACGCAGTACACGCGAACTTCTCAAAATAGAATCGATGCTCAACATGCCCGCACTCAAACATCGCCCCGCGCTCGTCTTTCTGCTTGCGCAAAGCTCTTTCATGCTGCTCTGCGGCCCGCGCACGAACTCGGCGCTCGAAGCTCAAACCGTGCGCGCCGTCGCAACAACGAAAGCGCTCGCACCGGATTCGACGCGCGTTGATTTCGCCAAAGACATTGCGCCTCTCGTCGCACAGTGCCAGCCTTGCCATTTTGCGGGCGGAAAAATGTACGCGCAGTTTCCGTTCGACAAGCCGGAGACGATTCGCAAACTCGGCACGCAACTCTTTTCGCGGATAAAAGGTGAGAAGGAGCAAGCGCTGCTGCGAAAATTCTTCGCTCAGAAAGATGACTCGACACAAGCGCGGCTTTGAAGGTGAAACGAAATGTAGCGCCGCGCAGTGCATTCGTTCGCACATGAACTCTCCATACTACCATCGCGCACGCGAAAAAAGAAGCTCACGCAAAGACGCAGAGCCGCAAAGATTACGCAAAGAAAAGCTTCGCGGGTTCTTTGCGCCTTTGCAGCTTTGCGTGCGCTTTTGATTCAGCTTTTGGAATGCGACGCAGTCGCGTTGTGCCTCTAGCAAAACCTTTTGAGAAAATCTCATGAAAAAACTCCCGCTCACTTTCGCCGCCATGCTCGCGCTCGTCTTGCTCGTTCAAACCACCGCTCAGGCCTGCACGACGTTCTGTTTATTTCACGGCAAGGATTTGATCTTTGGCCGCAATTATGATTTCCCGATCGGCTACGGCCACGTCATCATCAACAAGCGCGGCGTGATGAGAACCGCGACGGCGAACGAGGGCGAAGTCGCGGCGCAGTGGACTTCGAAATACGGCAGCCTCACCTTCAATCAATTCGGCCGCGATTTGCCCACGGGCGGCATGAACGAAACCGGCTTGATCGTCGAGCTTTCGCAATTGGATGCGACGCGTTATCCGAGCGCGGACGCGCGTCCCGTGCTCGGCAGTTTGGAATGGATTCAATATCAACTCGACAATGCCGCAACCGTGCAAGAGGTGATGCAGCTTGCCGAAAAAGTTCGCATTCGCTCGCACGTTGGCATTCATTTTTTGATCGCGGATAGCAAGAGCGAAATCGCGAGCGTGGAATTTCTCAAC contains these protein-coding regions:
- a CDS encoding M20/M25/M40 family metallo-hydrolase; this translates as MYCHQSFALGRAARGRQRHVHATFRAAKEHRGFRPNRARNQRAALQVWNGLPRAFRFRLRRGERAADLCRPRHDDQSEEYRRFRRPRRERQDRGVDKRISQRRELRGSLRQAGRRLANCGVQRGAVGGIAIGSFQTLTFWEQTRKSTTITGTLGVEKFQAEGLRKIPVLALAPRAAQALFQGEQYSATKIFNGAASGEPVASFSFKPEKKISFTVVAKSERVFTQNVIGVLEGSDASLKKEYVALGAHYDHVGVGTPINGDAIYNGADDDGSGTVSILAIAEAFAKGARPKRSLLFVWHAGEEKGLWGSKYFTEHPTVPLDKIVAQLNLDMVGRAQKANDANTALAKQHEVFVVGSKKMSTELGALSEAVNKAYYNLAFNYKYDDPKDPEKIFFRSDHFNYALKGIPIIFYTDGEHEDYHKVTDHVEKIDFENMLKISRTVYAMAQELGNGKRPVVDKKLLPEELKGF